Proteins encoded in a region of the Trichosurus vulpecula isolate mTriVul1 chromosome 9, mTriVul1.pri, whole genome shotgun sequence genome:
- the RSL1D1 gene encoding ribosomal L1 domain-containing protein 1 has protein sequence MGVLAKEEDPQLVSHEQIKKAIEALLAYRKNQQNADKLLLNENENVFLMVTLWKIPPNGKEIKIPLPHGIRPDTKEVCLFTKDESNLTSEQTENFYKQLLKKNGITNITEIIPYTKLKQEYKPYEAKRRLLSSFDLFLADERIRRLLPSHIGKHFYRRKKVPLSVDLTTKNLSEHIKRIVQGTSLTVSNHGCCNTTRVGHTGMSVDHLVENTVAAVDVLSEKLPEKWESVKILHLKTEKSVALPVFSSFVSHLGSPKSKKQKQGKKVNTKPAQTEVKPESECALDGCELEAEKEGKAEPDSDDDIPQLVPIQATSPQKCPELQKADLIKESTEDSLSAEKQAKTPSRKRKASKALETPEQNTKDSVKLKKTAATGKSKTPRIQTTRTLRKKVIPQ, from the exons ATGGGTGTTCTAGCTAAGGAGGAGGACCCTCAACTCGTGTCGCACGAACAG ATTAAAAAGGCTATAGAAGCTTTGTTGGCATATAGAAAAAACCAGCAAAATGCCGATAAATTGCTCTTGAACGAGAATGAGAATGTGTTTTTAATGGTGACGTTATGGAAAATTcccccaaatggaaaagaaatcaaaat acCTTTGCCTCATGGTATTAGACCTGATACAAAAGAAGTTTGTTTATTTACTAAGGATGAATCAAATTTAACTTCAGAGCAGACAGAAAATTTCTATAAACAGCTTCTGAAAAAGAACGGGATTACAAACATTACTGAG ATCATCCCTTACACAAAATTAAAACAGGAATATAAACCTTATGAAGCTAAGCGGCGCCTTTTGAGCAGTTTTGACCTTTTCCTTGCTGATGAACGAATTCGACGACTTCTACCCTCACACATAGGAAAGCACTTCTATCGCAGAAAGAA gGTGCCTTTATCAGTAGACCTCACCACCAAGAATTTATCAGAACACATCAAGAGAATTGTCCAGGGAACTTCATTAACTGTCTCTAACCATGGTTGTTGCAA TACAACACGTGTGGGTCACACAGGAATGTCTGTAGATCACCTCGTGGAGAACACCGTTGCTGCTGTAGATGTGCTTTCAGAAAAGCTGCCTGAG aaGTGGGAGAGTGTCAAAATTCTACACCTGAAAACAGAAAAATCTGTTGCCCTTCCagtcttttcttcatttgtctcCCATTTGGGTTCTCCGAAAAGCAAG AAGCAAAAGCAAGGCAAAAAAGTGAACACCAAGCCTGCTCAGACTGAAGTGAAGCCTGAAAGTGAGTGTGCTTTGGATGGTTGTGAACTAGAGGCAGAAAAGGAGGGCAAAGCAGAGCCTGACTCTGATGATGACATTCCACAGCTTGTTCCAATTCAAGCAACATCTCCTCAAAAGTGCCCAGAG CTTCAGAAAGCAGACCTAATAAAGGAGTCTACAGAAGACAGCCTCAGTGCTGAAAAACAAGCTAAAACTCCTAGCAGAAAAAGAAAGGCCTCCAAGGCTCTGGAGACTCCAGAGCAGAATACCAAAGATTCCGTAAAGTTGAAGAAGACTGCAGCCACTGGCAAATCCAAGACCCCAAGGATCCAAACCACCAGAACCCTGAGAAAGAAAGTGATTCCTCAGTAG